One genomic window of Haloarchaeobius salinus includes the following:
- a CDS encoding DMT family transporter — protein sequence MVVDADVTVYLLALLPAVIWGFTPVLDKRGMSADGTALQAALTVVVVDLSLFVLALLALRGPALLAGLDPAIAGLFLFAGATGTALGRLAIFVGVDRVGASINSAVVSARPLFGAAFALGLLGEPVTASTAVGIVVLVVGLVVLSLAKGGDLAGWEPRDLVYPLGSGALFAFGNVLRRFGLEDGGATVLQAVALNEAGALLVFLAYASVRGTEGFRSADRSSYGYFAVSGCLTAVALLSLFGALALPAGRVAIVESLASTAPLFTTVFAYFLLRDLERVTRGVVLGAVLVVIGAALVTLGPGAAGV from the coding sequence ACGCCGACGTCACGGTGTACCTCCTGGCGCTCCTCCCGGCCGTCATCTGGGGGTTCACCCCCGTCCTGGACAAGCGCGGGATGTCCGCCGACGGCACCGCGCTGCAGGCGGCGCTCACCGTGGTCGTCGTCGACCTCTCGCTGTTCGTCCTCGCGCTGCTCGCACTCCGCGGCCCCGCACTGCTCGCGGGGCTCGACCCCGCCATCGCAGGGCTGTTCCTCTTCGCCGGCGCGACCGGGACCGCACTCGGCCGGCTCGCCATCTTCGTCGGCGTCGACCGCGTCGGCGCGAGCATCAACAGCGCGGTGGTGAGCGCCCGCCCCCTGTTCGGGGCCGCGTTCGCCCTCGGTCTGCTCGGGGAACCCGTCACGGCCAGCACCGCGGTCGGCATCGTCGTGCTCGTCGTCGGCCTCGTCGTCCTCAGCCTCGCGAAGGGCGGCGACCTCGCCGGCTGGGAGCCCCGCGACCTCGTCTACCCCCTCGGCTCGGGCGCGCTGTTCGCGTTCGGCAACGTCCTCAGACGGTTCGGGCTGGAGGACGGCGGCGCGACCGTGCTCCAGGCCGTCGCGCTCAACGAGGCCGGCGCGCTCCTCGTCTTCCTCGCCTACGCCTCGGTCCGGGGAACGGAGGGCTTCCGCTCGGCCGACCGCAGCTCCTACGGCTACTTCGCCGTCAGCGGCTGTCTCACCGCGGTCGCCCTGCTCTCGCTGTTCGGCGCGCTCGCGCTGCCGGCCGGCCGCGTCGCCATCGTCGAGTCGCTCGCGTCGACCGCACCACTGTTCACGACCGTCTTCGCGTACTTCCTCCTCAGAGATCTGGAACGCGTGACGCGGGGGGTCGTACTGGGGGCCGTGCTGGTCGTCATCGGCGCTGCGCTGGTGACGCTCGGCCCCGGCGCTGCCGGCGTATGA